In the genome of Hevea brasiliensis isolate MT/VB/25A 57/8 chromosome 14, ASM3005281v1, whole genome shotgun sequence, the window TTTGGATTTTtcttaagtctttcatgaagtGGTTGAAGCAATCTGTTTAAGTTAGGAAAGAAATATAAGACATAGTTTAGACATCCTAGAAATCTTTGAAGTTGAGTTTTGTCAAGAATTTTGTCAAGAAATTTATGAGTGAAGGCAAGTGATCTTTCTATTGGCGAGATTATGCCATTGGAAATAtagtgtcctaagaacctaatccTAGTCTGGAACAGCTAACTTTGGACTTAGAAATTACTAATCCATTTCTTTTGGCAACAAAGATAAAAGTTCTTAAATGCTTGAAATGTTGCTCAATAGAAGATGAAAAGATTAAGACATCATCAATGTAAATGATGCAGAATGCAGAGTATGGGTTAAAAATGTAAACGATACAGTGTGGATGGTGGGATTCCTAGCTCCATTGGTAAACTTTGCTACttggaaaattttgatttatcttTTAACATATTGAGAGGTTGTTTGACTGAAGTCCTTGAAGAAACGCATTGGGGTTTAAACAGTCCCTTGCCTAGTTTGATGTACTTGAGCCTATCCAACAATCATTTAGTTGGTAATTTTCCAGAATGGTTGAGTCAACTTAATAATCTTGTAGGATTGTCTCTAGACTATAACTTGTTTCATGGCCCCGTCCCTGCTTCTTTAGGAAACTTACAAAACTTAACTGGTGTAAACCTTTCGGGGAACCAACTGAACGGGACTCTTCCTGATAGTTTTGGTCAGCTTTCTCAGCTATCTGCCTTGGATGTTTCCCTTTATAATCTGATAGGTTCAATCTCTGAAGTGCAGTTCTCAAAGCTTAATAAATTGAAGTTCTTGGGATTGAGCTCTAATTCATTCTTTTCCAATGTAAGTTCCAATTGGGTTCCTCCATTCCAGGTCCAGGATCTTGAAGTAGGTTCATGTCATCTGGGTCCTACTTTTCCAGCTTGGCTAAGAACACAAAAAGAAGTTACATCGCTTGATATCTCCAATGCCAGCATCTCTGATTCcataccaaactggttctgggatATTTCCTCCAACCTATCACTGTTAAATGTTTCTTTTAATCAGTTACATGGCCAGCTAAAAAATCCTTTGACTGTAGTTCCCTTTGCAGATGTTGATTTGAGCTCCAACTTTCTAGAAGGACCAActcccctttccacttttgagattgagttgctaGAACTCTCCAACAATCGTTTTTCGTGTCCTATTCCAGAAAAAACTTGCTCAATCCATGCCAAACTTGGTCTTCCTCTCTCTTCAGTAACCAATTGATCAAGATATCCCGTCTCTATAGGAGCTATGGTGTCCCTTGTGGTCCTTGATCTTTCAGTAATGACTTATCAGGTAGCATTCCTTCAAGCATTGGGAATTGCTCTTTCCTAAATGCAATGGATCTTAGCTTCAACAAATTGTCCGGGGAGATTCCATTGTCTTTTAGTCGGTTAAATCAGCTCAGGTCACTTCATCTGACCAATAATAAACTTACAGGAAGCCTTCCATCATCTTTTCTAAATTTATCAAACTTGGAGACTTTGGATCTTGGTAACAACAGATTATCGTGTGAAATTCCACCATGGATTGGAAGTGGTTTTGCAGACCTTAGAATTTTGAGCTTAAGGTCAAATGCATTTTTTGGTGAAATTCCTTCCACTCCGTCAAATTTAAGCTCACTGCAGGTCCTTGACCTTGCTAAAAACAATTTGGCTGGAAGCATTCCAGTCACTTTTGGAGATTTTAAAGCCATGTCTCCGAACAAGACATAAATGAATATCTACCGTATGGGAAATACAGAGGCGTTTACTATGAAGAAAGCTTGATTGTGAATATAAAAGGTGGGGCTCAGAAGTATACAAAAACTCTTTCCTTGGTCACTAGTATAGACCTTGCCAGCAACAACTTACATGGAGAGTTTCCTAAAGAAATCACAAAGTTGGTGGGCTTAGTGGCTTTGAACTTGTCAAAGAACCAAGTCATCGGTCAGATTCCTGGAAGCATTTCAAACTTGAGGCAAATTTCTTCTCTTGATCTTTCGCACAATAAGCTCTCAGGTGCAATTCCTTCCAGCATGTCTACATTATCATTTTTAGGTTACTTGAATTTGTCCGACAATAACTTCTCAGGCATGATCCCTTATATGGGGCATGTGACAACTTTTGATGCATCATCTTTTGATGGGAACTCTGGTCTTCGTGGAGCTCCACTAGTCCTCAAATGCCCTGGTAATGATTCAGATGGAGGAGGAGGTTCCATTGTAGAAGACAGTAGTGATGGTTTTAGTGACATGTGGTTTTACTTGAGCATTGGCTTGGGCTTTGCAAGAGGTATTTTAGTTCCTTTTCCGATTTTTCTATCGAAAACCTTGGAGCCATGCCTACTTCTTGCTTGTGGACAAAATCGTTGATAGACTACTATATTTGGCCCGCAAACTGCTACTGCTTCAGAATCGTTGCAATTTCCAAGCCTAATTTCATTAAGTGCTTTAGTGCAAATCCGGTAGAAGTgagtttcatataaaataaaggCATGTAATTCATCTGGTCTTGTCCTACTCTGTTGCATAACATAATCTCTTTTAGCTTCAAGCATTTTGTAACATATTAGTGAATTTGCATCAATTCATGGTAGACAAGATGTTTCACCTTCATTTTAGCTTCAAGCACTCAATAAAGATCTCTTCTTACATCTTTATCTCTCAATTCCTTAGCAGTGGGCAGATAAATAAGGGGTCCAAGACCAATTTCTTAATGAGTAACATTCAAATCCATTTCACAGATGGTAAAATAAGATCTGCAGCAAACTATAGTCACACTTCTCAAatctcaataattttttttccaaaGAACATATTCCCCCTCTTTGAAAACTAGAATTTTgtaagaattcaattcaattggtttattttttttatcaattctcaTATTTTGCATGAAATACTtcgattaatttttattttttaaaaaataaatataagcatgattgtgtatttatttttttgtaaatctatatctatatatatatatatataaagtagagtGTTATTCTCAAGGAAATGATATGTGACATTTTTCTTGAAaaacttgccacatgtcaccttccatAAATGCTCTCctctatactaattattatttagatttttttatttatttctcttttaattattatttttatttataatattaccttaacatttatgatttaaattattatttttattaaaatttaatttttaaaaccgTACCGAATTAAATCATGAaaccaaattataaattttagaaaccgaactaaaatagataaaaaatcaaatcgaaccgagcagctctattttggttcggtttggttcaaaccgatcggttttgatttttgattattttttaatttagacttgattttcaaattatttggtctaattttgaccttggtttgaacctaataactattaatcaatgaaattaaacaatttatttatatatatatatatatatatatatatatatatatatatatacatatatatatatatatataattacatataattcataaattcctcataaaaataaatcaattcaaaaatcaataaaattattcggttcgatttgaccgaattttttctcttcaaaatcaaaccgaaccaaaataactgaaatttttataatacaaaaccgaatcaaattattttaaaaattaaactgaattacCGAATTAAGATGGTTCGGTTCAGTttattcggtttgaaccgaataatgCTTACCCCTAATTAAGGCCTTTTCtaattaaatacaatatttaaaaattatttttattattttataaatactaattattattgaatttttttatttctcttttaattatcattattatttataataataccttaacaattatgatttaatttattattgtctttaaaatttaatttttaaaaaattatgacattttatgattagatgtaatatttaaaaattatttatattattttttttataaattatttatgcaaaaatattatttgtcaCATGTTACccttaataataatagtaataataataataataataataataataataataataataataataataataataataaaaggtcattaatggccattagtttaaaaaaaattgattattaatttgtgatctcataatcaactatgatataatttaatcaaccttaaattattttatatatttaataaatatttttattacattgttatattttctattatttttattatgaaattttattaaaaattttgagagactaaaaatatagttgatataaaaagttataaaaataaaatatagagatttgacttatttataattagtatgtatttattttatattaataatttaatatttttttattttatttttttaagattaattaatgctcattattattattgtaacaccctgaaattttaatttttatgagtattttggtattttaattttatttaaattttaggaatttttttgagatttttcggattttgaaaatcgggttcgattttccgaaaatataaactttgatgaattttaaaaattaatttaaagaccacgtggcaaaactaaaaatatatttggagtctacgtatttttctgaattttctgaaattttttcagaatttttgggcctctttttcggtcccgaggcagagtaaaaattcaaaattttgtattctgaatcgaaccggccgaatcgaaccagaccggatcagaccggtcgaatcagaccggcctttttccttcttccctttttcttccctgcgcgcgtcgtccctctcccttttctctctcgtttctctctcctccccacccccAGCCGCCTTGACCAATGAGATCGGCGCCCACCTCACCAATGGCCGATCACGCTGAATCACGGAAAAACGCGCGCGAAAATGCCCCCTGCACGCGCGCGCCGCTTtagcttccccggccaaatccggccgatccggccaccaattggaccgggtcttgtatccaaaatcatctactcggcgagagctttccatagacaccaagaacgccaaaatccatcgagcggattgtccgatttttgctcgggaagattttagcccatttcgatttttgggctagatttctcgaaaaccgtgaatcccacgagaaaaccaaggccaccagcacgctccattcgtcgagagcttcgcaacgacataaatttcgaatttttccgacaccgtttttcggtgggtcccacgaaacttcgcagtgtttttccgagcatttaatgagcttagaaaattctgaaaaatttatgtactaacccccgtgttatgggcttcgtgtaggtatcctcgatttgcGAAAATTCgatagttgaccgggtctgcaaatttcgggccagacagacccgttaccggaaaagtcttcgaattggaccgaggttttagctagccccccattgtcagacgtcccgagcgcgttcccgaagttggaatcggcaaaggtaaacccgaaccttgctttttcgtaattttctagtgcttaaataggattaaaaatccataaaatattcgtggtagcttagaaaattacgattctttttgaaatagcttagtaatattgctaaggaccgcggggcaaagttttataatttttagagcttgtttgggcagtttttgcaaaaatgatcaataataaggactaaattgaaattttgcgtattgtgatggatgactgatttgatgggcccaggaggggctgtgtgatatgattgaactgtggatatatggattgtgagtatagaagtgtgttttgaacccttttgcaggttgggtaggtcctaggtataggggagactctgccggattttcggcacgacttaggacgtatttggtctttttccttgtttgtatagagtcaaatttattaaataaatgtaatatgattgtcaggtgagccgggacagccttcttcctccgcccagccgccacagtgattgttgtcaagtctgtgagtaaaatattaattttaattgtaatttcgatattattatatgttcaacatgcccatgcatcacttatatgcatatatttatgtagttaaactctaggcacgatttatgttgcattcataactgttgatgtgccatggatgttgttgtggtaatttggagcagtgtgcgtgcgttggcgtgcgtgtgatgtggtgtggactatggatagggccaggcgatcacgcttgagtaattcttgggacccgatccttcgaggggtagtcatggcttgagtaattactgggacctcgatttggttattaagtggaagtccgagcttgagtaattaccggcaccaagttggatttaagagagtcgtataggggatcaccccatatgttatgattgatactacagggtgtgtgagtgctccaaattacctttttgatgttatgatgtaaaaatgttgttgatgttgcatttcactctacagggtgcattagttctagatagttatagagattatggttaaaattgatattttactctctgagtcgaacgctcctcctgttcaatatttttttcaggctacaggaggattttattttggttaacctgcttttctccctcgcaggtcaattattactgtttgtataaactcgttaaatcttagaatttccgcatgtgttagaaatgttatttgatttgggtctgtaaactaaattattattttgggacctgtaaacttaatatgctatgcatgtttgatggattggatgagggagctgagctcccatttattattatgttgatgagtatgtgagggtgagctgagctccccaattgactatatattgtgtttacaggtcgggtgagtcgaaaactccccgttggtaagtccattttatggccggactctgtccgtttgttttcttgaaattgggcccaaatgggccttagagttgggttaatgaacagttaggcttactacgggcctcgggggctttaggctggcccaggtcctaatgccggtccgacccataggttgggtcgtgacaattattattattattattattattattattattattattattattattattattattattatggctaACCTAGAACGATTTAATTAAAACGGCTAAGTAAATAAGAAACattttactattataaaaattgaatttgaatgaTTGTTACTGTTTTTTaactaaataatatttaattataaattaattttttatttaaatagttttattTATTTGTCTATATGTTATATGATATATTTAATATACATCAAGTATTCTCTTTTCACCAAGTATTTTCATTTCATCTAAATGCTTTTAAATCTTTATTTGATTTGTactatttttttcattatttctttcaaaaattattaattatgattctaaaaatttatttatttaaatatatttacttaatatttatttaattattaattttttatgaatttcttatttaatatttcctaaacttttgaatattttattttattataattatatattaattacaatgataactaatattttgattattcatattttattatcattcttTTTTAATagagttattttaaaattttaattaaatatctatatttttatgtataaattattttaattaattatatgataaattaataaaaaatttattattataactagtaaaattttatttaaattaaattaaataaaaaagaacttttaatttaaaattaattgaataataataatttatcttatttataatgtaattaaaaattaaattaaaaaataaaaattataaatgcaTGGGTATTTTGCTAGTGATTTATTCCAAAGGAAGCCACTGTAAAAGAAACTGAAAAATATtcatacaacatttttacagaTAAGAGTAGTGAATAAATCAGCAAATTGTTCAAGAAACAGAAAACttgcaaaaagaaaaaaaaaaaaaaactcagttTGAGAAATTGTCAACAATTCCATCCGCAAAACTGAAGTATATGTCACCCAAAGGTCTGTTGATTGCAAAAACCAAATAAGGAAGCAATAAACTTACTGCAAATCCCATCCCAATGCTCAAACAAAACCATTTGTCAATGAAGCCATTAGCATTGTCAGCCTCAGTGGTGACACTGTAGTTTGGATCACCGTGTAGACACTTTACAGTAAGGGGACTGCCACATAGACCAGGGTTTCCGATGAAAGAGGATGCACTAGAAGTCATCTTGCGATCTGTGTAAGGGATAACACCTGACAAGTTATTGTTGGACAAATTTAAATATGCCAAAAATCACATTGAAGACATTTTTGGGGGAATTGGACACCAAAACTCATTGCAGGAGAGATCAAGAGATGACAGCTGTTGCTATTCTGAAATGCTCTTGGGAATCTGGCCACTGATGTGGTTTCTAGACAAATTCAAAAACACCAAACCAACCAATTTTGTTATCTCTTCAGGGAGCTGTCCATATAAATTGTTTCCTGAAAGGTCTATGCTAGTTAGATGGGAAAGAAGGGAAAGAATCTTGGTATATACAAGAGGCTGCCCATTTATGTTGACATTTAAGTTTTCCTGGAAGAAATGTAATGATGATTCGCCAAATGAGAAACGGCCATAGAACAAATAATGGAGTCCATTTTGAATTTTAGCCATGGCTTTAAGATTACCAAAGCTAGCCGGAATGGTGCCGTTCAACTTGTTTTCTGCCACGTCCAGGACTTGCAATGACCTCAAATTTGAAAGTGCAGGGGGAATTTCTCCATAAAAGGCATTTCATCCCAGTCTAAGTATTCTGAGACTTGGGAATGCTTCTCCTATCCCAGGTGGAATATTTCCAATCAACCTGTTATTTCCCAGGTCTAGAGTTTCCAGAATCGACAAATTCTGGAGAGCTGATGAGA includes:
- the LOC131172826 gene encoding receptor-like protein EIX2, giving the protein MYLSLSNNHLVGNFPEWLSQLNNLVGLSLDYNLFHGPVPASLGNLQNLTGVNLSGNQLNGTLPDSFGQLSQLSALDVSLYNLIGSISEVQFSKLNKLKFLGLSSNSFFSNVSSNWVPPFQVQDLEVGSCHLGPTFPAWLRTQKEVTSLDISNASISDSIPNWFWDISSNLSLLNVSFNQLHGQLKNPLTVVPFADVDLSSNFLEGPTPLSTFEIELLELSNNRFSCPIPEKTCSIHAKLGSIPSSIGNCSFLNAMDLSFNKLSGEIPLSFSRLNQLRSLHLTNNKLTGSLPSSFLNLSNLETLDLGNNRLSCEIPPWIGSGFADLRILSLRSNAFFGEIPSTPSNLSSLQVLDLAKNNLAGSIPVTFGDFKAIGVYYEESLIVNIKGGAQKYTKTLSLVTSIDLASNNLHGEFPKEITKLVGLVALNLSKNQVIGQIPGSISNLRQISSLDLSHNKLSGAIPSSMSTLSFLGYLNLSDNNFSGMIPYMGHVTTFDASSFDGNSGLRGAPLVLKCPGNDSDGGGGSIVEDSSDGFSDMWFYLSIGLGFARGILVPFPIFLSKTLEPCLLLACGQNR